In Oceanithermus desulfurans, a single window of DNA contains:
- the fba gene encoding class II fructose-1,6-bisphosphate aldolase, which produces MLVTGLEILSRARKQGYGVGAFNTNNMEITQAILEAAEAKRSPVILALSEGALKYGGRELTTMVREAARDARVPVAVHLDHGASYETVLRALRYGFTSVMIDKSGEDFETNVRETRRVVEAAHAVGVSVEAELGRLAGIEEHVAVDEKDALLTNPREAQLFVEQTGIDFLAVAIGTSHGPYKGKGKPFIDHERLVKIAELLGKDYPLVLHGASGVPQELVRRFRAAGGEIGDAHGIAPEDIQKAVSEGIAKINTDTDLRLAFTARVREVLNENPKVFDPRKILGPAREEMRKVVEARMDLFGSSGKAD; this is translated from the coding sequence ATGCTCGTAACCGGTCTGGAGATCCTTTCTAGGGCCCGCAAGCAGGGGTACGGCGTCGGTGCCTTCAACACCAACAACATGGAGATCACCCAGGCGATCCTGGAGGCGGCCGAGGCCAAGCGCAGCCCCGTGATTCTCGCGCTTTCCGAAGGCGCGCTCAAGTACGGAGGTCGCGAGCTCACCACGATGGTGCGCGAGGCGGCCCGCGACGCCAGGGTGCCGGTGGCCGTGCACCTGGACCACGGCGCGTCCTACGAGACGGTGCTCAGGGCGCTGCGCTACGGGTTCACCTCGGTGATGATCGACAAGTCGGGGGAAGACTTCGAGACCAACGTGCGCGAGACCCGGCGCGTCGTCGAGGCGGCCCACGCCGTGGGGGTGAGCGTCGAGGCCGAGCTGGGGCGGCTGGCGGGCATCGAGGAGCACGTGGCCGTGGACGAGAAGGACGCCCTGCTCACCAACCCGCGCGAGGCCCAGCTCTTCGTGGAGCAGACCGGGATCGACTTCCTGGCGGTGGCCATCGGCACCTCGCACGGCCCCTACAAGGGCAAGGGCAAGCCCTTCATCGACCACGAGCGCCTGGTCAAGATCGCCGAGTTGCTGGGTAAGGACTACCCGCTGGTGCTCCACGGTGCGAGCGGGGTGCCCCAGGAGCTGGTGCGGCGTTTCCGCGCCGCCGGCGGCGAGATCGGCGACGCCCACGGCATCGCTCCCGAGGACATCCAGAAGGCCGTCTCCGAGGGTATCGCCAAGATCAACACCGACACCGACCTGCGCCTGGCCTTCACCGCCCGGGTGCGCGAGGTGCTGAACGAGAACCCCAAGGTCTTCGACCCGCGCAAGATCCTGGGCCCGGCGCGCGAGGAGATGCGAAAGGTCGTCGAGGCGCGCATGGACCTGTTCGGCTCGAGCGGCAAGGCCGATTAA
- the panC gene encoding pantoate--beta-alanine ligase, whose amino-acid sequence MRILRKPEDLPRTGPRPRGLVPTMGYLHEGHLELIRRSAAENAETVVSIFVNPLQFGAGEDYESYPRDLERDARLAEAAGADWIFHPDPAAMYPPGFATTVHVGGPLTERWEGERRPGHFDGVATVVTKLFNLVRPDRAYFGEKDYQQLQVVRRFTADLNLGVEIVPVPIVREPDGLARSSRNVYLTPAERPKATVLYRALLAVREAAAAGASPREAERAGARVLAEVPEFTPDYLAVVHPETLEPLQEWVPGARAVVAGRFPTVRLIDNMEVWNP is encoded by the coding sequence GTGAGGATCCTCCGGAAACCGGAAGACCTGCCACGGACCGGGCCTAGACCCCGCGGCCTGGTACCCACGATGGGCTACCTGCACGAGGGGCACCTGGAGCTGATTCGCCGCTCGGCGGCGGAGAACGCCGAGACCGTGGTTTCGATCTTCGTCAACCCCCTCCAGTTCGGCGCGGGCGAAGACTACGAAAGCTATCCGCGCGACCTCGAACGCGACGCCCGCCTGGCCGAAGCGGCCGGGGCCGACTGGATCTTCCACCCCGACCCCGCGGCCATGTACCCGCCGGGCTTCGCCACCACGGTGCACGTGGGCGGCCCGCTGACCGAGCGCTGGGAGGGCGAACGCCGCCCCGGTCACTTCGACGGCGTGGCCACGGTGGTGACCAAGCTCTTCAACCTGGTGCGTCCCGACCGCGCCTACTTCGGCGAGAAGGACTACCAGCAGCTCCAGGTGGTGCGCCGCTTCACCGCCGACCTCAACCTGGGCGTCGAGATCGTGCCCGTGCCCATCGTGCGCGAGCCCGACGGGCTGGCGCGCTCGAGCCGCAACGTCTACCTGACGCCCGCCGAACGCCCCAAGGCCACCGTGCTCTACCGGGCGCTTCTGGCCGTACGCGAGGCCGCGGCCGCCGGGGCCTCGCCCAGGGAGGCGGAGCGGGCGGGGGCGCGCGTCCTGGCCGAGGTGCCCGAGTTCACCCCCGACTACCTGGCCGTGGTGCACCCCGAGACGCTCGAGCCTTTGCAAGAATGGGTACCGGGAGCCCGGGCCGTTGTGGCCGGCCGCTTTCCTACGGTACGCTTGATTGACAACATGGAGGTCTGGAACCCGTGA
- a CDS encoding adenosylcobalamin-dependent ribonucleoside-diphosphate reductase, which produces MADLTPHALRVLRARYFLRDAEGRPVEDAAALFRRVARGVAAAELDYGSRKDAEAWAERFEAAMAGLDFLPNSPTLMNAGTPLGQLSACFVLPIDDAIDAIFQTLHQTALVHQSGGGTGFNFSAVRPEGDRVVRTGGRASGPLSFLRVFDRATEEMRQGGKRRGANMGILDADHPDVEAFADAKRRPGVLRNFNLSVGATDAFLEAVEADADWALVNPRDRREVRRLPARALFRRIAEAAWAGGDPGMVFLSTINRQNPLPGLGPIRATNPCGEVPLLPYESCNLGSLNLARRVRGGEVDWEGLRGLVHLAVRFLDDVIRVNRYPATPFALMAERNRKIGLGVMGWAEMLIRLGLPYDTEAARRLAGEVAAFVRAEAEAASAALARERGAFPNLPYARDPERPRRHATLLSIAPTGTISIIAGTTPSIEPLFAVAYTREGVLGGEALPEVNPLFVRMMEEHGADWRRVVREVAATGTLEDVPGVPEEVRRVFRSALEVSPEDHLKMQAAWQAHVDNAVSKTINLRPEATPEEIERIYLEAWRLGLKGVTVFRYGSKGQQVLELGFHPRGLKKPEPLQTWAEEAGKEG; this is translated from the coding sequence GTGGCCGACCTCACCCCCCACGCCCTGCGGGTGCTGCGCGCGCGCTACTTTCTGCGCGACGCCGAGGGCCGGCCCGTCGAGGACGCCGCGGCCCTCTTCCGCCGGGTCGCCCGCGGGGTCGCCGCGGCCGAGCTCGACTACGGGAGCCGCAAGGACGCCGAGGCCTGGGCCGAGCGCTTCGAAGCGGCCATGGCGGGGCTGGACTTCCTGCCCAACTCGCCTACGCTGATGAACGCCGGCACCCCCCTGGGCCAGCTCTCGGCCTGCTTCGTGCTGCCGATCGACGACGCCATCGACGCGATCTTCCAGACCCTGCACCAGACCGCCCTCGTCCACCAGAGCGGCGGGGGCACCGGGTTCAACTTTTCGGCCGTCCGCCCCGAGGGCGACCGCGTCGTCCGCACCGGCGGGCGCGCCTCGGGCCCGCTTTCGTTCCTGCGGGTCTTCGACCGCGCCACCGAGGAGATGCGCCAGGGGGGCAAGCGGCGCGGGGCCAACATGGGCATCCTCGACGCCGACCACCCCGACGTCGAGGCCTTCGCCGACGCCAAGCGGCGCCCGGGAGTCTTGCGCAACTTCAACCTTTCGGTGGGGGCGACGGACGCCTTTCTCGAGGCGGTCGAGGCCGACGCGGACTGGGCGCTGGTGAACCCGCGGGACCGGCGCGAGGTGCGGCGGTTACCGGCGCGGGCGCTCTTCCGGCGCATTGCCGAGGCCGCCTGGGCCGGAGGCGACCCGGGGATGGTCTTCCTCTCTACGATCAACCGGCAAAACCCGCTGCCCGGCCTGGGTCCGATCCGCGCCACCAACCCCTGCGGCGAGGTGCCGCTTCTGCCCTACGAGAGCTGCAACCTGGGCTCGCTGAACCTGGCGCGGCGGGTGCGCGGGGGCGAGGTCGACTGGGAGGGGCTGCGCGGACTCGTCCACCTGGCCGTGCGCTTCCTCGACGACGTGATCCGCGTGAACCGCTACCCCGCTACCCCCTTCGCACTCATGGCCGAACGCAACCGCAAGATCGGGCTGGGGGTGATGGGCTGGGCGGAGATGCTCATCCGGCTGGGTCTGCCCTACGACACCGAGGCCGCCCGCCGCCTCGCCGGCGAGGTCGCCGCCTTCGTCCGCGCCGAAGCCGAAGCGGCGAGCGCGGCACTGGCGCGCGAGCGCGGCGCCTTCCCCAACCTGCCCTACGCCCGCGACCCCGAGCGACCGCGGCGCCACGCCACCCTGCTCTCGATCGCCCCCACCGGAACGATCAGCATCATCGCCGGCACCACCCCCTCGATCGAGCCCCTCTTCGCGGTCGCCTACACCCGCGAGGGCGTCCTCGGCGGCGAGGCCCTGCCCGAGGTGAACCCGCTCTTCGTGCGGATGATGGAAGAGCACGGCGCCGACTGGCGGCGGGTGGTGCGCGAGGTGGCCGCGACGGGGACGCTCGAGGACGTGCCCGGGGTGCCCGAGGAGGTGCGGCGGGTCTTCCGTTCGGCGCTCGAGGTGAGCCCCGAAGACCACCTGAAGATGCAGGCGGCCTGGCAGGCCCACGTGGACAACGCGGTTTCCAAGACGATCAACCTGCGTCCCGAGGCCACGCCCGAGGAGATCGAGCGGATCTACCTGGAGGCCTGGCGGCTCGGCCTCAAGGGGGTCACCGTCTTTCGTTACGGTTCGAAGGGGCAGCAGGTGCTCGAGCTGGGCTTCCACCCCCGGGGCCTGAAGAAGCCCGAGCCCCTGCAGACCTGGGCCGAAGAGGCGGGGAAGGAGGGATGA
- a CDS encoding MTH1187 family thiamine-binding protein: protein MSVLMEFAIFPTDKGESVSAYVARVLRVIRESGHPHQLTAMGTIVETETMAEATELLNRAYAALAEDCNRVYATAKFDVRAGPPGRLEAKVRAVEEKISL from the coding sequence ATGTCGGTCCTCATGGAGTTCGCCATTTTTCCCACCGATAAGGGTGAGAGCGTGAGCGCCTACGTGGCGCGGGTGCTGCGCGTGATCAGAGAAAGCGGCCACCCTCACCAGCTCACCGCGATGGGCACGATCGTCGAGACCGAGACGATGGCCGAGGCGACCGAGCTTCTGAACCGGGCTTACGCGGCGTTAGCGGAAGACTGCAACCGCGTCTACGCCACCGCCAAGTTCGACGTGCGCGCAGGCCCTCCGGGGCGGCTCGAGGCCAAGGTGCGGGCGGTGGAGGAGAAGATCAGCCTGTAG
- a CDS encoding type IV pilus twitching motility protein PilT — protein sequence MLKAMVAQRASDIHLQAGAPPTVRIDGKLKPFSPKELSPAEVEQIIKVLLTPEQWEMFEYQKEMDFAYTIPGVARFRCNLLRQRGSMGLVMRVISDAIPSFEALGLPRPIMEHFGGQERGLVLVTGPTGSGKSTTLAALIDHINAHYPKNIITIEDPIEYLHRNKKSLVVQREVGVDTDSFQTGLKYSMRQDPDVILIGEMRDRETVEAAITAAQTGHLVFSTLHTLDSIRTINRIIDFFPLHEHQQIRILLAESLLGIVSQRLLPRADGRGRALAHEVLVATPLIREYIKDEAKTPQIKEALMEDNVRGMHTFDQHLVELYKEGVISLEDAQDFATSPHEFKLLLTQMTGQSFTD from the coding sequence ATGCTGAAGGCGATGGTGGCGCAGCGCGCCTCCGACATCCACCTGCAGGCGGGGGCGCCGCCGACGGTGCGCATCGACGGCAAGCTCAAGCCCTTCAGCCCCAAGGAGCTCAGCCCCGCCGAGGTGGAACAGATCATCAAGGTGCTGCTCACCCCCGAGCAGTGGGAGATGTTCGAATACCAAAAAGAGATGGACTTCGCCTACACGATCCCCGGCGTCGCCCGGTTCCGCTGCAACCTCCTGCGCCAGCGCGGCTCCATGGGCCTGGTGATGCGCGTCATCTCCGACGCCATCCCCAGCTTCGAGGCGCTGGGGCTGCCGCGCCCCATCATGGAACACTTCGGCGGCCAGGAGCGCGGCCTGGTCCTCGTCACCGGCCCCACCGGCTCCGGTAAGTCCACCACCCTGGCGGCCCTGATCGACCACATCAACGCCCACTACCCCAAGAACATCATCACCATCGAGGACCCGATCGAGTACCTACACCGCAACAAGAAGAGCCTGGTGGTGCAGCGCGAGGTGGGCGTCGACACCGACTCCTTCCAGACCGGCCTCAAGTACTCGATGCGTCAGGACCCCGACGTGATCCTGATCGGCGAGATGCGCGACCGCGAGACGGTGGAGGCGGCCATCACCGCGGCCCAGACGGGCCACCTGGTCTTCTCGACGCTGCACACCCTCGACTCGATCCGCACGATCAACCGCATCATCGACTTCTTCCCGCTGCACGAGCACCAGCAGATCCGCATCCTGCTGGCCGAGTCGCTGTTGGGCATCGTCTCCCAGCGCCTCCTGCCGCGCGCCGACGGCCGCGGTCGGGCGCTGGCCCACGAGGTGCTCGTGGCCACGCCGCTGATCCGTGAGTACATCAAGGACGAGGCCAAGACGCCGCAGATCAAGGAGGCGCTGATGGAGGACAACGTGCGCGGCATGCACACCTTCGATCAGCACCTGGTCGAGCTCTACAAGGAGGGCGTCATCTCCCTGGAGGACGCGCAGGACTTCGCCACCAGCCCCCACGAGTTCAAGCTGCTGCTCACCCAGATGACCGGTCAGAGCTTCACCGACTGA
- the guaB gene encoding IMP dehydrogenase, which produces MLDFTQKITGTGLTFDDVLLLPGYSEVLPAEVDTRTRLTRTLALNLPLLSAAMDTVTEAKMAIAMAREGGIGVIHKNLDPRTQADHVRRVKRSEAGMITDPITLPPNATLEDADRLMGEYKIGGLPVVDFHGQLLGLVTNRDIRFETDLSKPVSEVMTPRERLVTGPPGMTLDEAEAVLRRHKIEKLPLVDESGKLRGLLTLKDLVKRRQFPRAAKDAQGRLLVAAAVGTGADLEERAGLLVEAEVDVLVLDSAHGHSKGILNALAYLKRTYGERVQLIAGNVATGEGARALAEAGADAVKVGIGPGSICTTRVVTGVGVPQITAVMESVAALAGSDVPVIADGGVKQTGDVAKALAAGAHTVMLGSMLAGTYEAPGEEIIKDGRRYKIYRGMGSLGAMKRGSSDRYFQTEAKKLVPEGIEGMVPYKGPVGDVLYQIVGGLRAAMGYTGSPDIETLRSKARFVQITMAGLIESHPHDVTVTKEAPNYSR; this is translated from the coding sequence ATGCTCGACTTCACCCAAAAGATCACGGGAACCGGCCTCACCTTCGACGACGTGCTGCTGCTGCCCGGCTACTCGGAGGTGCTGCCCGCCGAGGTGGACACCCGCACGCGCCTCACCCGCACCCTGGCCCTCAACCTGCCCCTGCTCTCCGCCGCCATGGACACGGTCACCGAGGCCAAGATGGCCATCGCCATGGCCCGCGAGGGCGGGATCGGGGTGATCCACAAGAACCTCGACCCCCGCACCCAGGCCGACCACGTCCGTCGCGTCAAGCGCAGCGAGGCGGGGATGATCACCGACCCCATCACCCTGCCCCCCAACGCCACCCTCGAGGACGCCGACCGGCTGATGGGCGAGTACAAGATCGGCGGTCTGCCGGTCGTCGACTTCCACGGCCAGCTGCTGGGCCTGGTCACCAACCGCGACATCCGCTTCGAGACCGACCTCTCCAAGCCGGTCTCCGAGGTGATGACCCCGCGCGAGCGCCTCGTCACCGGGCCGCCGGGGATGACCCTCGACGAGGCCGAGGCGGTGCTGCGCAGGCACAAGATCGAGAAGCTGCCGCTGGTGGACGAGTCCGGAAAGCTGCGCGGCCTGCTCACCCTCAAGGACCTGGTCAAGCGGCGCCAGTTCCCGCGCGCCGCCAAGGACGCCCAGGGCCGGCTGCTCGTCGCCGCCGCGGTGGGCACCGGCGCCGACCTGGAGGAACGCGCCGGCCTGCTCGTCGAGGCCGAGGTGGACGTGCTCGTGCTCGACAGCGCCCACGGCCACTCGAAGGGGATCCTGAACGCGCTCGCCTACCTGAAGCGAACCTACGGCGAGCGGGTGCAGCTCATCGCCGGCAACGTCGCCACCGGCGAGGGGGCGCGGGCGCTGGCCGAGGCCGGCGCCGACGCGGTCAAGGTGGGCATCGGCCCCGGCTCGATCTGCACCACCCGGGTGGTGACCGGGGTGGGGGTGCCGCAGATCACCGCGGTGATGGAGTCCGTGGCCGCGCTGGCGGGGTCGGACGTGCCGGTGATCGCCGACGGCGGCGTCAAACAGACCGGCGACGTGGCCAAGGCGCTGGCCGCCGGCGCCCACACGGTGATGCTGGGCAGCATGCTCGCCGGCACCTACGAGGCCCCGGGCGAGGAGATCATCAAGGACGGGCGGCGCTACAAGATCTACCGCGGCATGGGCTCGCTGGGGGCGATGAAGCGCGGTTCCTCCGACCGCTACTTCCAGACCGAGGCCAAGAAGCTCGTGCCCGAGGGCATCGAGGGCATGGTGCCCTACAAGGGGCCGGTGGGCGACGTGCTCTACCAGATCGTCGGGGGGCTGCGCGCGGCCATGGGCTACACCGGCAGCCCCGACATCGAGACGCTGCGCAGCAAAGCCCGCTTCGTGCAGATCACCATGGCGGGGCTGATCGAAAGCCACCCCCACGACGTGACCGTGACCAAGGAAGCGCCGAATTATTCGAGATAG
- a CDS encoding thymidine phosphorylase has protein sequence MHAVEFIEKKRDGGEHSPAELQEWIAAYVEGAVPDYQMAAWLMAVYFRGMTAAETAELTLAMAHSGEVLDLAGLGKTVDKHSSGGVGDKTTLVVAPILAAAGLVVAKMSGRGLAHTGGTIDKLESIPGWRAELSDEEFLRQAREVGLVIAGQSKNLAPADGKMYALRDVTGTVPSIPLIASSIMSKKLAAGARIITLDVKVGKGAFMKDLAHARELARLMVSIGRHAGREVRAVLSQMDEPLGRAVGNAIEVREAIATLRGEGPGDLTELSLALAREALEAAGEDPARAEAVWKSGAALEKLRAFVAAQGGDARVVDEPERLELAPDVYELRAEASGVVTELDAYRVGLAVLRLGGGRERKGDAIDHGVGVRLAKKVGDRVAEGDILATVFHRAGRGLEESSQRLKEAYRIGQRASVPPLILEVVA, from the coding sequence ATGCACGCCGTGGAGTTCATCGAGAAGAAGCGGGACGGCGGGGAGCATTCCCCGGCGGAACTGCAGGAGTGGATCGCGGCCTACGTGGAGGGGGCGGTCCCCGACTACCAGATGGCCGCTTGGCTGATGGCCGTCTACTTTCGGGGCATGACCGCGGCCGAAACCGCCGAGCTGACGCTGGCCATGGCCCACTCGGGCGAGGTGCTCGACCTCGCCGGCCTGGGCAAGACGGTGGACAAGCACTCTTCCGGCGGCGTGGGCGACAAGACGACGCTCGTCGTCGCGCCCATCCTCGCGGCCGCGGGGCTGGTGGTGGCCAAGATGAGCGGCCGCGGCCTGGCCCACACCGGCGGCACGATCGACAAGCTGGAGAGCATCCCCGGCTGGCGGGCCGAGCTCTCGGACGAGGAATTTCTGCGCCAGGCGCGCGAGGTGGGGCTGGTGATCGCGGGGCAGTCCAAGAACCTGGCCCCCGCCGACGGCAAGATGTACGCCCTGCGCGACGTCACGGGCACGGTGCCCTCGATTCCGCTGATCGCCAGCTCGATTATGTCGAAGAAGCTGGCCGCCGGCGCCCGCATCATCACCCTGGACGTCAAGGTGGGGAAGGGGGCCTTCATGAAGGACCTGGCCCACGCCCGCGAGCTGGCGCGGCTGATGGTCTCCATCGGCCGGCACGCCGGGCGCGAGGTGCGGGCGGTGCTGAGCCAGATGGACGAGCCCCTGGGCCGCGCGGTGGGCAACGCCATCGAGGTGCGCGAGGCGATCGCCACCCTGCGGGGCGAGGGGCCGGGCGACCTGACCGAGCTCTCGCTGGCGCTGGCGCGCGAGGCGCTCGAGGCCGCCGGCGAGGACCCGGCCCGGGCCGAGGCGGTCTGGAAGAGCGGCGCGGCGCTCGAAAAGCTGCGCGCCTTTGTGGCCGCCCAGGGCGGGGACGCGCGCGTGGTGGACGAACCCGAGCGGCTCGAGCTGGCCCCCGACGTCTACGAGCTGCGCGCCGAGGCGTCCGGCGTCGTCACCGAGCTCGACGCCTACCGGGTGGGGCTGGCGGTGCTGCGGCTGGGCGGCGGCCGCGAGCGCAAGGGCGACGCGATCGACCACGGCGTGGGGGTGCGGCTCGCCAAGAAGGTTGGCGACCGCGTGGCCGAGGGTGATATACTGGCTACGGTATTTCATCGCGCGGGGCGCGGACTTGAGGAATCGTCGCAACGATTGAAGGAGGCCTACCGGATTGGGCAACGCGCCAGCGTTCCCCCGTTGATCCTGGAAGTCGTCGCATGA
- a CDS encoding GGDEF domain-containing protein: MLQRSGTRRWRAGIVSRAIVSVSVGLLVLTRVVPMDPRVYLGLTAVAVAHFFFIWKTSVRAGVWLDWFNLVFDLSMVLAILQLGGRSESPLAILVYLWLFAMVTMNARYGELRLLALLAALGWGVLALGGLGGPGYGAYLGVHTMGVLLFVVTSLTLMGERRQSLLDPLTQVLHRGAGLERLAEWVRRREPFDLAFIDLKGFKRINDAYGHAGGDEVLQALARRLLAGVRPQDLVIRYGGDEFLVAGPAGSLAGRIRRVFEEPIATSMGRVRLAGDHGVVTWRPHEGSSLETLLARADAAMYRMKYTESREDPPETGRPATDRA; this comes from the coding sequence ATGCTGCAACGGTCGGGAACCCGGAGGTGGCGTGCGGGCATCGTGTCGCGCGCCATCGTCAGCGTGTCCGTGGGGCTGCTGGTGCTGACGCGCGTCGTCCCCATGGACCCGCGCGTCTACCTGGGGCTCACCGCGGTGGCCGTCGCCCACTTCTTCTTCATCTGGAAGACGAGCGTGCGCGCGGGGGTCTGGCTCGACTGGTTCAACCTGGTCTTCGACCTCTCGATGGTGCTCGCGATCCTGCAGCTGGGCGGACGTTCCGAAAGCCCCCTGGCGATCCTGGTCTACCTCTGGCTCTTCGCCATGGTGACGATGAACGCCCGCTACGGCGAACTGCGGCTGCTGGCGCTGCTGGCGGCGCTGGGCTGGGGCGTCCTCGCCCTGGGCGGGCTCGGGGGTCCGGGATACGGGGCCTACCTCGGGGTGCACACGATGGGCGTGCTTCTCTTCGTGGTGACCTCGCTGACGCTCATGGGTGAACGCCGCCAGAGCCTGCTCGACCCCCTCACCCAGGTGCTGCACCGGGGGGCGGGGCTCGAGCGCCTGGCCGAGTGGGTGCGCCGTCGCGAGCCCTTCGACCTGGCCTTCATCGACCTCAAGGGGTTCAAGCGCATCAACGACGCCTACGGCCACGCCGGGGGCGACGAGGTGCTGCAGGCGCTGGCCCGGCGGCTGCTCGCGGGCGTGCGGCCGCAGGACCTGGTGATCCGCTACGGCGGCGACGAGTTCCTGGTGGCGGGACCGGCCGGCTCGCTGGCGGGGCGGATCCGCCGCGTCTTCGAGGAGCCGATCGCCACGTCGATGGGCCGGGTCCGCCTCGCCGGGGACCACGGCGTCGTCACCTGGCGGCCCCACGAGGGCTCGAGCCTGGAGACCCTGCTGGCCCGGGCGGACGCGGCGATGTACCGCATGAAATATACTGAGTCCCGTGAGGATCCTCCGGAAACCGGAAGACCTGCCACGGACCGGGCCTAG
- a CDS encoding M28 family peptidase, producing the protein MREVWRGLVAFEHRGTGTRLEREAAEWLAAYLEAHGFAPEVERFRAPASWGPEVLAISLALGLGGLFGWAWLAALGFYGFWAYFSGWPRPWQRLFARATSQNVLAEAGEGPRTLVLMAHYDTAKTYFAYHPARVRGFRAQFLSNAALAGLAVPLAWWGGVAGALVGAYFLAQAGLLGWRELKAPYVNGANDNASGVAVVARLFMDLARRPPAGWRVLLALTGAEETGAAGAERLLASGRVPPDAWVLNVDNVGAGTLHYATGEGMLAYYPHRGPLLAAARELEGAAPVAYRLAYFDTLPFARRGRAVLTLIRLAGGVPPNWHWPSDAPAGVRWFQVEETFAYASRLLGRLLPLKEG; encoded by the coding sequence ATGCGCGAGGTCTGGCGGGGGCTGGTGGCCTTCGAGCACCGGGGTACGGGCACGCGGCTCGAGCGCGAGGCCGCGGAGTGGCTGGCCGCCTACCTGGAAGCGCACGGCTTCGCCCCCGAGGTGGAGCGCTTCCGTGCTCCGGCCAGCTGGGGGCCCGAGGTGCTGGCGATCTCGCTGGCGCTGGGGCTCGGGGGGCTTTTCGGCTGGGCCTGGCTGGCAGCGCTGGGCTTCTACGGCTTCTGGGCCTACTTTTCCGGCTGGCCCCGGCCCTGGCAGCGGCTGTTCGCCCGGGCGACCTCGCAGAACGTGCTCGCCGAGGCGGGGGAGGGGCCGCGTACGCTGGTGCTGATGGCCCACTACGACACCGCCAAGACCTACTTCGCCTACCACCCCGCCCGGGTGCGCGGCTTCCGGGCGCAGTTCTTGTCCAACGCGGCGCTGGCCGGGCTGGCTGTGCCGCTGGCGTGGTGGGGCGGCGTCGCGGGGGCGCTGGTGGGCGCTTATTTTCTGGCGCAGGCGGGCCTGCTCGGCTGGCGCGAGCTCAAAGCCCCCTACGTGAACGGCGCCAACGACAACGCCAGCGGCGTGGCCGTGGTCGCCCGGCTCTTTATGGACCTGGCGCGGCGGCCGCCGGCGGGCTGGCGGGTGCTGCTGGCGCTCACCGGCGCCGAGGAAACCGGAGCGGCGGGGGCTGAACGGCTGCTTGCCTCGGGCCGGGTGCCGCCGGACGCCTGGGTGCTCAACGTGGACAACGTGGGTGCGGGTACGCTCCACTACGCCACCGGCGAGGGGATGCTCGCCTACTACCCCCACCGCGGCCCGCTGCTGGCCGCGGCGCGGGAGCTGGAGGGGGCGGCGCCCGTGGCGTACCGGCTCGCCTACTTCGACACCCTGCCTTTCGCCCGCCGGGGGCGCGCCGTGCTCACGCTGATCCGGCTCGCCGGCGGGGTGCCGCCCAACTGGCACTGGCCCAGCGACGCCCCCGCGGGGGTGCGCTGGTTCCAAGTCGAGGAGACCTTCGCCTACGCCTCGCGGCTGCTGGGCCGCCTGCTCCCCCTCAAAGAGGGGTAG